AGCCTGCCATGGTGGAGCCAATGTCCCCGCGCTTGGCGTCGGCAATCGTCAACACCTCTGCCTGCGCGGAGGCGGCCAGGAGCTCCTCGAGTGCTGCCAGACCGGCCGAGCCGTGCCGCTCGTACAAGGCAACCTGCGGCTTGATGGCTGCCGCCAGCGGCGCCACGGCCTCCAACACTGTCTGTGAGAAAGTTCTCAAACCCTGGGGCGAGTCCGTCAAGCCCCACGCCGCCAGGAGTCCCGGGTGCGGGTCGATGCCCACACACAAGGGGCCTCTGGCGGCCATGGCTGCGGCGAGCCGTGAACCGAAGGGTGCGTGTCCGCCGGGTTTTGAACTAGCTGGACCACCGGTGGTCGAGCCCGGACCGCCGTCGTCCTTATTTGGCATGCAGCAGCGCCTGATTGTTCTGAACCGCCTGGCCGGCTGCCAGAACCTTCGCGTGTTCCTGCAAGCTGGTGACATCCCATTCGTAGGTGCGCAGCGCCTCCATGGCTTGGACGGCCACGTTGAACTCGGCCACAGTGGTGATGCAGGGCCTGCCGTTGGAGACGGCCGCTGCGCGGATCTCGTAGCCGTCACCGCGGGCCTGGCCGCCTGAGGGGGTGTTGAAGATCATGTCGATCTCTCCGTTGTTGATCAGGTCAACAATGGTTCCTTCACCTTCAGCCGAGGTGCCTTCAGCGATTTTTCTCACCGTGGTGGAGGCGACGCCGTTGCGCCGTAGCAGATCGGCCGTGCCGCCCGTGGAGACGATCTCGTAGCCGAGGTCGGCCAGGCGCTTGACGGCCATGATGATGTTGCGTTTGTCGCGGTTGGCGACAGAGACAAAGATCTTGCCTGAGACGGGCAGGGCGTTATTGGCCCCGGCCTGACTCTTGGCGAACGCCGTGTCAAAGTGCTTGTCAATGCCCATGACCTCGCCGGTGGAGCGCATTTCCGGGCCCAGCAGTGAGTCCACGACGTGGCCCTCCACGGTGCGGAAACGGTTGAACGGCATGACCGCTTCCTTCACGGCCACAGGGGCACTGTCCGGCAAGGTGCCGCCGTCGCCCACCTCGGGGAGGATGTGGTGGACGCTACGCAGATGGGCGATGGACACGCCAACACCGATCAGCGCAGCGGCCTTGGCCATCTGCACGCCTGTCGCCTTGGAAACGAATGGGACGGTGCGGGAGGCGCGCGGGTTGGCCTCGAGCACGTACAGGATGTCCGCGGCCAGGGCGAACTGGATGTTGATCAGCCCGCGCACGCCCACGCCTTCGGCGATGGCACGGGTGGCCACCCGAACCCGTTCCTGGACGTCCTTGCCCAAGGTGATGGGCGGAAGCACACAGGCGGAGTCACCGGAGTGGATACCCGCCTCTTCGATGTGCTCCATGATGCCGCCAAGGTACATGTCCTTGCCGTCGAAGAGCGCGTCAACGTCAATCTCGATGGCGTCTTCGAGGAACCTGTCGATCAACACCGGGTGCGCCTGGGTGATTTCCGTGGCGTTCTTGATGTAGCGGGAGAGGTTCGCCTCATCGTAGACGATCTCCATGCCGCGGCCACCCAAAACGTAGGACGGGCGCACCAGGACCGGATAGCCGATCTCATCAGCGATCTTCTTGGCGTCATTGAAGGACACGGCCGTGCCATTTTTCGGGGCGATCAGGCCGGCTTCATCGAGGACGCGGGAGAACATGCCCCGGTGCTCGGCCAGGTCGATGGCTTCCGGGGACGTGCCCAAGATGGGCACACCGGCGTCGGCCAGTTCCTGTGCCAGCTTCAGCGGTGTCTGCCCGCCCAGCTGCACGAACACGCCCATCACACCACCGGTGCGCTCCTCTGCCGCGATGACCTCCAGCACATCTTCAAGCGTCAGCGGCTCAAAGTATAGGCGGGTGGAGACGTCGTAGTCAGTGGAGACGGTTTCCGGGTTGCAGTTGACCATGACGGTCTCGTAGCCGGCCTTGCGCAATGCCATGGAGGCGTGCACGCAGGAGTAGTCAAACTCAATGCCCTGGCCGATGCGATTCGGGCCCGAGCCCAGGATGATGATCGACGGCTTTTCATGCAGCGCAATCTCATCTTCCTCATCGTAGGAGGAGTAGTGATACGGGGTGTAGGCGTTGAATTCGGCCGCACACGTGTCAACTGTCTTGTAGACGGGGCGGATGTTCAGGGCTTGGCGCACGCCGCGGACGACGGCCTCGGTGTTGTGCGTCAGGGACCCGATCTGGGCGTCGGAGAAGCCGTGGCGTTTGGCTAGTTTCAACATTTCCGGGGTCAGGGCTGTGGACTGGCGGATCTGCACAGCGATCTCGTTCAGCAGCACCAGCTGGTCCAGGAACCAGGGGTCAATCCCTGTGGCCGTGTACAGTTCTTCAACCGTGGCACCGCCGAGCAGGGCGCGCTGGACCTGGGACAGGCGCTCCGTGGTGGGCCGCTTGGACAACTCGATCAGCTCGGGGACATCTAGGGCGTTGACTGATGAGAAGTCCAGGCTGGCACCCTTTTGCTCCAGGGAACGCAGCGCCTTCTGCAGCGCCTCGGTGAAGTTGCGGCCCATGGCCATGGCCTCGCCGACGCTCTTCATGGTGGTGGTCAAGGTGGTGTCGGCCGCAGGGAACTTCTCAAAGGCGAAGCGCGGGACCTTGACAACAACATAGTCCAGGGCCGGCTCGAACGACGCCGGGGTCTTCTGTGTGATGTCGTTGGGGATCTCATCGAGGGTGTAGCCCAGGGAAAGCTTCGTGGCGATCTTGGCGATGGCGAAGCCGGTCGCCTTCGAGGCCAGTGCCGAGGAGCGGGACACTCGCGGGTTCATCTCAATGACGACGACACGCCCCGTGTCGGGCTCAATGGCGAACTGGATGTTGCAGCCGCCGGTGTCCACGCCCACCTCGCGGATGATGGCAATGGAGATGTCGCGCAGGTTCTGGTATTCACGGTCCGTCAGGGTCATGGCCGGGGCCACCGTGATGGAATCGCCTGTGTGCACGCCGACCGGGTCAAAGTTTTCAATGGAGCACACAACAACGACGTTGTCGTTCTTATCGCGCATCATCTCCAGCTCGTATTCCTTCCAGCCCAGGATGCTCTCTTCGAGCAAAACCTCGGTGGTCGGGCTGTACTGCAGGCCCTGGCCCACGATGCGAGTGAGGTCCGACGGCGTGTAGGCCAGTCCGGAGCCGAGCCCGCCCATGGTGAAGGAGGGGCGCACCACCATGGGATAGCCAAGGTCCTCGGCTGCCGCGAAGGCTTCCTCGATGGTGTGGATGATGTGGCTGCGGGCGGACTCGGCGCCGCAACGCTCCACGACGCCCTTGAACTTTTCGCGGTCCTCGCCCAGCTCGATGGCTGCGATGTTCGCGCCGATCAGCTCCACGTTGTACTTGGCCAACACGCCGTTCTTGTCCAGTGCGATGGCGGCGTTCAGAGCCGTCTGACCGCCTAGGGTCGGCAGGATGGCGTCGGGGCGTTCCTTGGCGATGATCTTCTCAATCACCTCGGGGGTGATGGGTTCCACGTAGGTGGCGTCGGCGAACTCGGGGTCGGTCATGATGGTGGCCGGGTTGGAGTTCACGAGGATGACCCGCAGTCCCTCTTCCTTCAAAACACGCAGCGCCTGGGTGCCGGAGTAGTCAAACTCTGCGGCCTGGCCGATCACAATGGGACCGGATCCAATGACCAGTACGGACTTAAGATCTTCTCTCTTCGGCATTACTTGGCTTCCTGGCTCTGTGTGGAATGGCTCTGTGTGGAATGGCTCTGTGTGGTCTTGCTGGCATCTGATGTCTTGCTGGCGGTCATCATCGCGATGAACCGGTCAAAGAGGTAGGCGGCGTCGTGCGGGCCGGCCGCTGCTTCGGGGTGGTATTGGACGGAGAAGGCGGGGATATCCAGGCAGGACAGGCCTTCCACCACCTGGTCGTTGAGGCTGATGTGGCTGACCTCGACCCGGCCAAAGCGTTCTTCAGGGGCCAAAGCCGGCCCATCCAGGGGCGCGTCGACGGCAAAGCCGTGGTTTTGGCTGGTGATCTCCACCTTGCCTGTGCTGCGGTCCATGACGGGCTGGTTCATGCCGCGGTGGCCGTAGCGCAGCTTGTAGGTGCCAAAGCCCAGGGCGCGGCCCAGGATCTGGTTGCCGAAGCAGATACCAAAGTAGGGCACGTCCGCGTCGAGGAAGCTGCGCACAAACGCGACCTGGCGGTCCGCGGTTGCGGGGTCGCCGGGGCCGTTGGAGATGAAGACGCCGTCGGGGTTCAAGGCCATCGCGTCATCGAAGCTGGTGGTTGCCGGCAGCACGTGCAGGCGTACGCCGCGCTCGGCGAAGCGGGCCGGGGTCATAGCCTTCATGCCCAGGTCGAGGGCGACGATGGTGAACAGCGCCTCCCCATCCCAGCCGTGGTCTGCAGGCTCGACGACGAACGCTTCCTTGGTGCTGACCTCTTCAGCCAGCGCAAGGCCCTCCATGGACGGCTGGGCGTTCACCTCGGCCAGCAGTTCGGCCCCGGGACGCAACGCGTCGGCCCCGGAAAAGATTCCGGCCTTCATGGCGCCGCGTTCGCGCAGGTGCCGGGTGATGGCACGGGTGTCAACACCCTGGATGCCGACGACGCCGTGGGTGATGAGCTCGTCGTCGAGCGTTCCCTCGGAGCGCCAGTTGGACGGGCGGCGGGCCGCGTCACGGACCACGTAGCCGGCTGCCCAGATCTTCGTGGACTCATTGTCGGCTGCGTTGACACCGGTGTTGCCGATGTGCGGGGCCGTCTGGACGATCAGCTGGCGGGCATAGGAGGGGTCCGTGAGGGTCTCTTGGTAGCCGGTCATGCCGGTGGTGAAGACCGCCTCGCCCAGGGCGGTGCCCTGCGCTCCGTAGCTGGTGCCGCGGAATGTACGGCCGTCTTCAAGTATCAGTAGCGCCTGTGCAGGCATGGTTGCTTCACTCATTCTCATCGTTCTTTCTGCTTATGTCGGCGTCGGAAATGTCTTGGACACCGTCCAACAATTCATTCGAAGCCAATTCACTCAAAGCCTGGATCAGGGGGCGTTTTGCAGCAGCCTCATGGGTCCTAAATCCCGTGTCCACGCTCATCTGACCCAGTAGCCAGCTCATGACCACCAGTCCGTCTTTTTCCACAAACTTGCCGGCCATGCCAGCCTGCGTGGTGACTTCCGTCAGGGCCGCCCTGGCGATGAACACCTCCGGGGCCCCCCTGCGCCGCACCAGCACGCCCTCGGGGTGGATGCTCAGCTCCGCCGGGGTGCGCACACCCAGCCGGTGAACGGCAATCCGGTCCAGCCAGTCGCCGGTGGAGGTGGTGGTGACGTACTGTCCGGCCACAATCAGGGTGGGCGCACCCAGATTGTCGGGGACTGCGGGAAGCTGCGGCACATCGGCCTGCCGCTTGAGCTTGTTCCGCCAGCCCCAACCCATCATCCCAAAGATGACCACGATCAGCAGGAGCGTGAGGATCGCCGGGATGGTCCGTTCGCCCACTAGTTGGACTCATAACGGTAGGGCGTGTTCAACACGCCGTCGAGCACCGTGGGGTGGCCGCGGAAGAACGTCGCCACAACCTTCCCTGGCAACTCCATGCCCGCGAACGGGGAGTTACGGCCCTTGGTCGCCATGGCGTACGGGTCCACGTTCCAGCGGGCGCCCGGGTCAACCAGGACGATGTTCGCCGGCTCCCCGACGGCCAGCGGCCGGCCTTGGTCAGCCAGCTGGCCGATGGCCGCCGGTGCGGTGGAGGTGACACGCGCAAAGTCGCCCCACGTCATCAAGCCGGTCTCGATCATGGCGTCCTGCACCACAGATAGCGCGGTTTCCAGACCGGTCATGCCCATGGCCGCGGACGCCCACTCGCATTCCTTGGCTTCGCTGGGATGCGGAGCATGGTCGGTTCCGACAATGTCGATGGTGCCATCGGCCAAGGCAGCACGCAGGGCGTGCACGTCCGCGTCGGCGCGCAGCGGCGGGTTGACCTTGTAGACGGGGTTGTAGCTGCGGACCAGTTCCTCAGTCAGCATCAGGTGATGCGGGGTGACCTCGGCGGTGACTTTGATGCCGCGCTCCTTGGCCCAGCGGATGATCTCCACCGAACCGGCTGTGGACACGTGACACACGTGCAGGCGGGAGCCCACGTGCTGGGCCAGCAGCACGTCGCGGGCGATGATCGACTCCTCGGCAACGGCAGGCCAGCCGGCCAGGCCCAGGACTGCCGAGACCTTGCCCTCGTTCATCTGGGCACCCTCGGTGAGGCGGGGCTCCTGCGCATGCTGGGCAATGACGCCGTCGAACGCCTTGACATATTCCAACGCCCGGCGCATCAGAACAGGGTCGCTGACGCAGATGCCGTCGTCGGAGAA
This region of Arthrobacter alpinus genomic DNA includes:
- the carB gene encoding carbamoyl-phosphate synthase large subunit, with translation MPKREDLKSVLVIGSGPIVIGQAAEFDYSGTQALRVLKEEGLRVILVNSNPATIMTDPEFADATYVEPITPEVIEKIIAKERPDAILPTLGGQTALNAAIALDKNGVLAKYNVELIGANIAAIELGEDREKFKGVVERCGAESARSHIIHTIEEAFAAAEDLGYPMVVRPSFTMGGLGSGLAYTPSDLTRIVGQGLQYSPTTEVLLEESILGWKEYELEMMRDKNDNVVVVCSIENFDPVGVHTGDSITVAPAMTLTDREYQNLRDISIAIIREVGVDTGGCNIQFAIEPDTGRVVVIEMNPRVSRSSALASKATGFAIAKIATKLSLGYTLDEIPNDITQKTPASFEPALDYVVVKVPRFAFEKFPAADTTLTTTMKSVGEAMAMGRNFTEALQKALRSLEQKGASLDFSSVNALDVPELIELSKRPTTERLSQVQRALLGGATVEELYTATGIDPWFLDQLVLLNEIAVQIRQSTALTPEMLKLAKRHGFSDAQIGSLTHNTEAVVRGVRQALNIRPVYKTVDTCAAEFNAYTPYHYSSYDEEDEIALHEKPSIIILGSGPNRIGQGIEFDYSCVHASMALRKAGYETVMVNCNPETVSTDYDVSTRLYFEPLTLEDVLEVIAAEERTGGVMGVFVQLGGQTPLKLAQELADAGVPILGTSPEAIDLAEHRGMFSRVLDEAGLIAPKNGTAVSFNDAKKIADEIGYPVLVRPSYVLGGRGMEIVYDEANLSRYIKNATEITQAHPVLIDRFLEDAIEIDVDALFDGKDMYLGGIMEHIEEAGIHSGDSACVLPPITLGKDVQERVRVATRAIAEGVGVRGLINIQFALAADILYVLEANPRASRTVPFVSKATGVQMAKAAALIGVGVSIAHLRSVHHILPEVGDGGTLPDSAPVAVKEAVMPFNRFRTVEGHVVDSLLGPEMRSTGEVMGIDKHFDTAFAKSQAGANNALPVSGKIFVSVANRDKRNIIMAVKRLADLGYEIVSTGGTADLLRRNGVASTTVRKIAEGTSAEGEGTIVDLINNGEIDMIFNTPSGGQARGDGYEIRAAAVSNGRPCITTVAEFNVAVQAMEALRTYEWDVTSLQEHAKVLAAGQAVQNNQALLHAK
- a CDS encoding dihydroorotase, producing the protein MTNRSYLIRSASLLGKETADLLIAGGVITAVGKDLGAEVVSDATVIDASGLVALPGLVDLHTHLREPGREDAETVETGTRAAALGGFTAVHAMANSSPVADTAGVVEQVHSLGIESGWVDVRPVGAVTVGLAGKQLAELGAMADSRARVRVFSDDGICVSDPVLMRRALEYVKAFDGVIAQHAQEPRLTEGAQMNEGKVSAVLGLAGWPAVAEESIIARDVLLAQHVGSRLHVCHVSTAGSVEIIRWAKERGIKVTAEVTPHHLMLTEELVRSYNPVYKVNPPLRADADVHALRAALADGTIDIVGTDHAPHPSEAKECEWASAAMGMTGLETALSVVQDAMIETGLMTWGDFARVTSTAPAAIGQLADQGRPLAVGEPANIVLVDPGARWNVDPYAMATKGRNSPFAGMELPGKVVATFFRGHPTVLDGVLNTPYRYESN
- the carA gene encoding glutamine-hydrolyzing carbamoyl-phosphate synthase small subunit, with the translated sequence MRMSEATMPAQALLILEDGRTFRGTSYGAQGTALGEAVFTTGMTGYQETLTDPSYARQLIVQTAPHIGNTGVNAADNESTKIWAAGYVVRDAARRPSNWRSEGTLDDELITHGVVGIQGVDTRAITRHLRERGAMKAGIFSGADALRPGAELLAEVNAQPSMEGLALAEEVSTKEAFVVEPADHGWDGEALFTIVALDLGMKAMTPARFAERGVRLHVLPATTSFDDAMALNPDGVFISNGPGDPATADRQVAFVRSFLDADVPYFGICFGNQILGRALGFGTYKLRYGHRGMNQPVMDRSTGKVEITSQNHGFAVDAPLDGPALAPEERFGRVEVSHISLNDQVVEGLSCLDIPAFSVQYHPEAAAGPHDAAYLFDRFIAMMTASKTSDASKTTQSHSTQSHSTQSQEAK